The Vicia villosa cultivar HV-30 ecotype Madison, WI linkage group LG1, Vvil1.0, whole genome shotgun sequence genome includes a region encoding these proteins:
- the LOC131643583 gene encoding probable receptor-like protein kinase At5g24010 codes for MNFLHTLQGPKKPNPSFMETHNLIFLTFLFFLPCSLSFVPIDNYLINCGSLNNASLFNRVFMSDSTNPGLNFLSSDDSISLIDKNPSPNLQTLYHTARVFVTTGRYRFNMKKNGTHLIRFHFFPFKDQSFDLKSAKFSVFVNGISIMRDFKPPGEVLIKEFILMIESNLLEILFRPFDSGFGFVNAVEVFTAPEDFVIDYGTRVVGPSGMKEYQNISSQVLETIHRINVGGVKITPFNDTLWRTWIPDEDFLVFKEAAKHAVSTHTPDYEKGGVTPEIAPENVYMTAQQMNRENTSLASRFNITWKFPVASEGVPHLIRLHFCDIVSTSLNLLYFDVYINSYIAYKDLDLSSLTFHTLASPVYVDFVANSDDSGVIEISVGPSELSSSIRINAILNGAEIMKIVNDVNNTKNVHRRKHLWVLIGSIVGGIVVLLLVVTVFLLATKCRKKKPKETMVGSVGWTPLRMFGGSSLSRTSEHGSYGYLGMNIPFADIQSATNNFDRNLIIGSGGFGMVYKGVLRDNVKVAVKRGMPGSRQGLPEFHSEITILSKIRHRHLVSLVGFCEENSEMILVYEYVERGPLKKHLYGSSRQPPLSWKQRLEVCIGAARGLHYLHTGFAQGIIHRDIKSTNILVDEDYVAKVADFGLSRAGPCINETHVSTGVKGSFGYLDPEYYRRQQLTDKSDVYSFGVVLFEVLCGRPAVDPQLTREQVNLAEWAIEWLQKGMLDHIVDPHIVNEIKPRSLKKFGETAEKCLAEYGVDRPTMGDVLWNLEYALQLQESEPQRGIHDDSGGSEADYETTRTIHENSSSRRIERNYNNDCSDISTSQVFSQLMNNNGR; via the coding sequence ATGAATTTTCTTCACACTCTTCAAGGACCTAAAAAACCAAACCCTTCATTCATGGAGACACATAACCTTATCTTTCtaacctttctcttctttctaccTTGTTCACTTTCCTTTGTTCCTATAGACAACTACTTGATTAACTGTGGATCACTCAACAATGCTTCACTCTTCAATAGAGTCTTCATGAGTGATTCAACCAACCCAGGCTTGAATTTTCTCTCTTCAGATGATTCCATTTCTCTCATAGACAAAAACCCATCTCCAAATTTGCAAACTTTGTATCATACAGCTAGAGTTTTTGTCACCACTGGGAGATACAGGTTTAATATGAAGAAAAATGGTACTCATTTGATTCGTTTTCATTTCTTTCCATTTAAAGATCAGAGTTTTGACTTGAAGTCTGCAAAATTTAGTGTCTTTGTTAATGGAATTTCGATTATGAGAGATTTTAAGCCACCTGGTGAGGTTCTGATTAAAGAGTTTATTTTGATGATTGAGTCAAACTTGCTTGAAATTTTGTTTAGACCCTTTGATTCAGGTTTTGGATTTGTAAATGCTGTGGAAGTGTTTACTGCTCCTGAAGATTTTGTTATAGATTATGGAACGAGGGTGGTTGGTCCTTCTGGTATGAAAGAGTACCAAAACATTTCATCTCAGGTTTTAGAAACTATTCATAGAATTAATGTTGGAGGTGTGAAAATAACTCCTTTTAATGATACCCTTTGGAGAACTTGGATTCCTGATGAGGATTTTTTGGTTTTTAAGGAAGCAGCTAAACATGCAGTAAGCACTCATACACCCGATTACGAGAAAGGAGGCGTGACTCCGGAGATCGCGCCTGAAAATGTTTACATGACTGCTCAGCAGATGAATAGGGAAAACACAAGTTTAGCTTCAAGGTTTAACATAACATGGAAGTTTCCTGTGGCTTCTGAAGGTGTTCCGCATTTGATTCGGTTGCATTTCTGTGATATAGTTAGTACTTCTCTCAATTTGCTTTACTTTGATGTATATATCAATAGTTACATTGCATATAAGGATCTTGATTTGTCATCACTTACATTTCACACTCTTGCGTCACCGGTGTATGTGGATTTTGTTGCTAATTCGGACGATTCGGGTGTTATTGAAATAAGTGTTGGTCCTTCTGAGCTGAGTAGTTCTATAAGGATTAATGCCATATTGAATGGTGCAGAGATAATGAAGATTGTCAACGATGTCAATAATACTAAGAATGTGCACAGGAGGAAACATTTATGGGTGCTGATAGGTTCAATTGTCGGAGGAATTGTTGTTTTGCTTTTGGTTGTAACTGTTTTTCTACTAGCTACCAAATGCAGGAAGAAGAAACCAAAAGAAACTATGGTGGGAAGTGTTGGATGGACGCCTTTACGTATGTTCGGAGGGAGTTCTCTTAGTAGAACATCCGAACACGGTTCTTATGGATATCTTGGAATGAATATCCCTTTTGCTGATATACAATCAGCAACAAACAATTTCGATAGAAACTTGATTATAGGGTCTGGTGGATTTGGTATGGTTTACAAAGGAGTGCTTAGAGACAATGTAAAAGTTGCTGTCAAGAGAGGTATGCCAGGTTCAAGACAAGGCCTTCCGGAATTCCACTCTGAAATAACGATTTTATCGAAAATTCGTCATCGCCATCTTGTTTCATTAGTTGGTTTCTGTGAAGAAAATTCAGAAATGATACTTGTTTATGAGTATGTTGAAAGAGGTCCATTGAAAAAGCATTTATATGGTTCGTCACGTCAACCACCTCTCAGTTGGAAACAGCGGCTCGAGGTATGCATCGGTGCGGCTAGAGGTTTGCATTATCTTCACACTGGCTTCGCTCAAGGAATCATCCACCGCGACATTAAATCGACCAACATATTGGTCGACGAAGATTACGTGGCAAAGGTTGCTGATTTCGGTCTTTCGAGAGCAGGGCCATGTATCAATGAAACACATGTGAGTACTGGTGTGAAAGGTAGTTTTGGTTACCTTGATCCAGAATATTACCGTAGGCAACAGCTAACCGATAAATCGGATGTGTATTCATTTGGAGTTGTTCTTTTCGAGGTTCTTTGTGGAAGACCTGCTGTTGATCCACAACTGACTAGAGAACAGGTGAATTTAGCAGAATGGGCTATTGAATGGCTGCAGAAGGGAATGCTGGATCATATTGTTGACCCTCATATAGTCAACGAGATCAAACCGAGATCGTTGAAGAAATTTGGCGAAACTGCAGAGAAATGTTTAGCTGAATATGGTGTTGATAGACCAACTATGGGTGATGTCTTGTGGAATTTGGAATATGCACTTCAGCTTCAAGAAAGTGAACCTCAAAGAGGGATACATGACGATAGCGGTGGTAGCGAAGCAGATTATGAAACAACAAGAACTATTCATGAAAACTCTAGCAGCAGAAGAATAGAGAGAAATTATAATAATGATTGTTCAGATATTAGTACTAGCCAAGTGTTTTCCCAGCTCATGAATAATAACGGTAGATGA